From one Paramormyrops kingsleyae isolate MSU_618 chromosome 1, PKINGS_0.4, whole genome shotgun sequence genomic stretch:
- the slc26a4 gene encoding pendrin has translation MNPSANRYLVSRPIYSNQEFEQDNERNVQESATWWERLGRSCGCTDKTALRLLKRIFPVVDWISRYPVREWLLSDVISGVSTGLVCSLQGLAYALLVSVVPIYGLYSAFFPILTYFLLGTSKHISVGPFPVTCLMVGSMVLTLAPDDDFLLPLNDTNMNRTTVDVEAREAQRILVASSMTVLIGLFQVVMGLLQVGFLVRYLSDPLVGGFTTAAALHVLVSQMKTILSVQTGNHNGVFSIAYILTDVFRNIRQTNVADLVAGLLTIVIVMVVKEVNTKFQHKIPVSIPIEVIVTVIATGISYGVNLDSRYGASIVRSIPTGFTAPRPPDQRLFWQMLESSFSTAVVSYALAVSVAKVYAAKHDYIIDGNQELIAFGISNIFSGCFSSFVASTALSRTAVQESTGGKSQVAGMISAVVVMIVILALGHLLEPLQKSVLAAIVIANLKGMFKQVLDVPVLWRQNRADCLIWIATCLASVALGLDVGLLTGLVFEMGTVVVRTQFPTCSTLGSVRGTDIYRNMKDYKSVVEVAGVKIFKCNAPIYFANIDYFKEQLRTAVGFDAVRVFKKRNKALYKIQKLIKKGQLKPTENGVISVNTLGQDNQGFEGEPVTAPQHGEVEEGFRVDWASELPVPVTVPRVHIHSLVLDFSAVSFLDVVAVKALRMVIKEFIRIKVNVFIAGCDDEMVRNLDSLAFFDEVVTRDLLFLSIHDAVLFIRLRRLSHGLQNPILEKNYKEIDYFTKAEDLTETYDAQNRVIYGLS, from the exons ATGAACCCTTCGGCCAACCGTTACCTGGTGTCCCGGCCCATCTATTCCAACCAGGAGTTTGAGCAGGACAACGAGCGTAACGTACAGGAGAGTGCTACCTGGTGGGAGCGGCTTGGTAGGTCCTGCGG ATGCACAGATAAGACAGCTCTGAGACTGCTTAAGCGAATCTTCCCAGTCGTGGATTGGATCTCCAGATACCCAGTCAGGGAGTGGCTGCTCAGTGATGTCATCTCTGGAGTCAGCACAGGGCTGGTGTGTAGCTTGCAGG GCTTGGCCTATGCTCTGCTGGTGTCTGTGGTCCCTATCTACGGGCTCTACTCCGCCTTCTTCCCCATCCTCACCTACTTCCTGCTAGGAACTTCCAAGCACATCTCAGTTG GACCATTTCCAGTAACCTGCCTAATGGTGGGCTCCATGGTATTGACTCTTGCCCCTGATGACGACTTCCTGCTTCCTCTGAATGACACCAATATGAACCGGACGACTGTAGACGTGGAGGCCAGGGAAGCACAAAGAATTTTGGTAGCCAGTTCCATGACAGTACTGATTGGTTTGTTTCAG GTGGTAATGGGGCTTCTGCAGGTGGGCTTCCTGGTGCGATACCTGTCAGACCCTCTTGTTGGGGGATTCACCACAGCTGCTGCCCTCCATGTGCTCGTCTCCCAGATGAAGACCATCCTTTCTGTGCAAACCGGTAACCACAATGGAGTCTTCTCCATTGCATAT ATACTGACTGATGTATTTAGAAACATCAGGCAAACCAACGTGGCTGACCTTGTGGCAGGCCTGTTGACCATCGTCATAGTGATGGTGGTGAAGGAAGTCAACACCAAATTCCAGCACAAGATCCCGGTATCCATTCCTATTGAAGTCATTGTG ACCGTGATTGCCACTGGGATCTCCTATGGAGTAAACCTGGACTCACGTTATGGCGCCAGCATTGTGCGCAGCATCCCCACGGG GTTCactgctcctcgtccccctgATCAGAGGCTCTTCTGGCAGATGCTGGAATCAAGTTTCTCCACGGCTGTGGTGAGCTACGCTCTGGCCGTGTCGGTGGCCAAAGTCTATGCTGCCAAACATGACTACATCATCGATGGCAACCAG GAGCTGATAGCATTTGGCATCAGCAATATCTTCAGCGGCTGCTTCTCCAGTTTTGTGGCCAGTACGGCCCTGTCTCGCACTGCAGTGCAGGAGAGCACTGGGGGAAAGAGCCAG GTTGCTGGCATGATCTCGGCTGTCGTGGTTATGATAGTGATTTTGGCACTCGGTCACCTCTTGGAACCTCTGCAGAAG TCGGTTCTGGCTGCCATCGTCATCGCTAACCTCAAAGGAATGTTCAAGCAGGTTCTGGACGTTCCGGTTCTGTGGCGGCAGAACAGAGCCGACTGT CTGATCTGGATTGCTACCTGCCTGGCCTCTGTTGCTTTGGGGCTCGATGTTGGTCTGCTGACTGGCCTGGTCTTTGAGATGGGCACCGTTGTCGTCAGGACTCAGTT CCCCACGTGTTCAACTCTTGGGAGTGTTCGTGGTACCGACATCTACAGAAACATGAAGGACTACAAGAGT GTTGTGGAGGTGGCTGGAGTGAAGATCTTTAAGTGCAATGCGCCCATCTACTTTGCCAACATCGACTACTTTAAAGAGCAGCTCAGAACAGCG GTTGGCTTTGACGCTGTCCGTGTGTTCAAGAAGAGGAACAAGGCGCTGTACAAGATCCAAAAACTGATTAAGAAGGGCCAGCTGAAGCCCACTGAG AATGGGGTCATATCTGTGAACACACTAGGCCAGGACAACCAGGGCTTTGAGGGTGAGCCAGTGACAGCACCCCAACACGGAGAAGTGGAAGAGGGTTTCCGTGTGGACTGGGCCTCGGAGCTACCAGTGCCAGTGACGGTGCCTAGGGTCCACATCCACAGCCTGGTGCTCGACTTCTCTGCCGTCTCCTTTCTGGATGTGGTGGCTGTCAAGGCCCTCAGAATG GTAATTAAAGAGTTCATTAGGATCAAAGTCAATGTCTTCATTGCAGGCTGTGACG ATGAAATGGTCCGGAATTTGGACTCGCTGGCCTTCTTTGATGAGGTGGTGACAAGAGACCTCCTCTTCCTGTCCATTCATGATGCAGTCCTCTTCATCAGACTACGAAGGCTAAGTCATGGTCTGCAGAATCCCATTCTGGAGAAG AACTATAAAGAAATTGACTATTTCACCAAAGCAGAGGACCTGACTGAGACCTATGATGCCCAGAACAGA GTAATCTACGGGCTGTCCTAG
- the LOC111853404 gene encoding E3 ubiquitin-protein ligase Hakai-like isoform X2 has protein sequence MDQADGDLQGTEASGGLGGIDVRRRIPIKLLSKQTIRTKPAAARTLRPTGRPPAKGDEERSGDPFGSQAKFPQHMFWDHKVNLIGEKDDIPVHFCDKCGLPIRIYGRMIPCKHVFCYDCAVLHEKKSDKMCPGVSLYSCTDPVQRIEQCLRGSLFMCSIVQGCKRTYLSQRDLQAHINHRHVRAAKPAGGRAGLGGGEPLHSAPELSERFMLPPPPPHLAKPHLLMALQHPGRDAYGQPPGHDDVRPVQAPSPAAPDLHPPRSLAQETFRITTVTTRKHSNLITVPIQDDSGGSSSSRDPLPHPGPPSTPLAPPPHHHPGDYPGQQVVPHPRPMMPPQQHYGPPPPPPPISHPMQHPPQGSGTAHMVYGQAPPPPMSSGPPPLTPPPGHIIGSMPPYMNAPPPGPPPQHGGPRINVPPPLHYNPGSMQQFPDEPGTLSPPFSQPGRLSPGMWPAPRGPPPPRMQGPPPQGQMPGPHHPDQSRYRPYYQ, from the exons ATGGACCAGGCTG ACGGCGACTTGCAGGGCACGGAGGCCTCCGGGGGTCTGGGGGGGATCGACGTCCGCAGACGGATCCCCATCAAGCTGCTGTCCAAGCAGACCATTCGCACGAAGCCCGCTGCCGCCCGGACTCTGCGGCCCACCGGGAGGCCACCGGCCAAGGGCGACG AGGAAAGGTCGGGGGACCCCTTTGGTAGCCAGGCAAAGTTTCCCCAGCACATGTTCTGGGACCATAAG GTGAATTTGATTGGTGAGAAGGACGACATCCCCGTTCACTTCTGTGATAAATGCGGCCTGCCCATACGCATTTACGGACGCATG ATTCCCTGCAAACACGTGTTCTGCTATGACTGTGCTGTGCTCCACGAGAAGAAGTCTGACAAGATGTGTCCGGG TGTGTCCCTGTACAGCTGCACAGACCCGGTCCAGCGCATCGAGCAGTGCCTGCGCGGCTCCCTCTTCATGTGCAGCATCGTGCAGGGCTGCAAGCGCACCTACCTGTCGCAGCGCGACCTGCAGGCGCACATCAACCACCGGCACGTGCGGGCAGCCAAGCCGGCGGGGGGCCGTGCCGGCCTGGGAGGGGGCGAGCCGCTGCACTCTGCCCCCGAGCTGAGCGAGCGCTTCATGCTGCCCCCGCCGCCGCCACACCTGGCCAAGCCACACCTACTGATGGCACTGCAGCACCCCGGCCGCGACGCCTATGGCCAGCCTCCAGGGCACGATGATGTCCGGCCTGTTcaggccccctcccccgctgcGCCTGACCTACACCCGCCACGCTCCCTGGCTCAGGAGACGTTCCGCATCACAACGGTGACCACGCGCAAGCACAGCAACCTCATCACTGTCCCCATCCAGGACGACTCTGGCGGTAGCTCCTCTTCCCGGGACCCCCTTCCTCACCCTGGCCCCCCCTCCACTccgctggccccgccccctcatcaCCACCCTGGTGACTACCCTGGGCAGCAAGTTGTGCCCCACCCCCGACCTATGATGCCCCCGCAGCAGCATTATGGgccgccccctcccccgccaccgATTAGCCACCCCATGCAGCACCCCCCCCAGGGGTCAGGGACGGCCCACATGGTGTATGGCCAAGCCCCACCTCCGCCCATGTCATCAGGCccgccccccctcaccccaccgCCTGGACACATCATCGGTTCGATGCCACCCTACATGaatgccccacccccagggcctcctccccaGCATGGGGGCCCCCGAATAAACgtgcctccccccctccacTACAACCCCGGTTCCATGCAGCAGTTCCCTGACGAGCCGGGCACACTGAGCCCCCCCTTCAGCCAGCCCGGCAGGCTCAGTCCCGGCATGTGGCCAGCCCCCCGcgggcccccacccccacggaTGCAGGGCCCCCCGCCTCAGGGCCAGATGCCTGGACCCCACCATCCGGATCAGTCTCGGTATCGGCCATACTACCAGTAA
- the LOC111853404 gene encoding E3 ubiquitin-protein ligase Hakai-like isoform X1: MALIQELYGDLQGTEASGGLGGIDVRRRIPIKLLSKQTIRTKPAAARTLRPTGRPPAKGDEERSGDPFGSQAKFPQHMFWDHKVNLIGEKDDIPVHFCDKCGLPIRIYGRMIPCKHVFCYDCAVLHEKKSDKMCPGVSLYSCTDPVQRIEQCLRGSLFMCSIVQGCKRTYLSQRDLQAHINHRHVRAAKPAGGRAGLGGGEPLHSAPELSERFMLPPPPPHLAKPHLLMALQHPGRDAYGQPPGHDDVRPVQAPSPAAPDLHPPRSLAQETFRITTVTTRKHSNLITVPIQDDSGGSSSSRDPLPHPGPPSTPLAPPPHHHPGDYPGQQVVPHPRPMMPPQQHYGPPPPPPPISHPMQHPPQGSGTAHMVYGQAPPPPMSSGPPPLTPPPGHIIGSMPPYMNAPPPGPPPQHGGPRINVPPPLHYNPGSMQQFPDEPGTLSPPFSQPGRLSPGMWPAPRGPPPPRMQGPPPQGQMPGPHHPDQSRYRPYYQ, encoded by the exons atggcgctTATCCAGGAACTGT ACGGCGACTTGCAGGGCACGGAGGCCTCCGGGGGTCTGGGGGGGATCGACGTCCGCAGACGGATCCCCATCAAGCTGCTGTCCAAGCAGACCATTCGCACGAAGCCCGCTGCCGCCCGGACTCTGCGGCCCACCGGGAGGCCACCGGCCAAGGGCGACG AGGAAAGGTCGGGGGACCCCTTTGGTAGCCAGGCAAAGTTTCCCCAGCACATGTTCTGGGACCATAAG GTGAATTTGATTGGTGAGAAGGACGACATCCCCGTTCACTTCTGTGATAAATGCGGCCTGCCCATACGCATTTACGGACGCATG ATTCCCTGCAAACACGTGTTCTGCTATGACTGTGCTGTGCTCCACGAGAAGAAGTCTGACAAGATGTGTCCGGG TGTGTCCCTGTACAGCTGCACAGACCCGGTCCAGCGCATCGAGCAGTGCCTGCGCGGCTCCCTCTTCATGTGCAGCATCGTGCAGGGCTGCAAGCGCACCTACCTGTCGCAGCGCGACCTGCAGGCGCACATCAACCACCGGCACGTGCGGGCAGCCAAGCCGGCGGGGGGCCGTGCCGGCCTGGGAGGGGGCGAGCCGCTGCACTCTGCCCCCGAGCTGAGCGAGCGCTTCATGCTGCCCCCGCCGCCGCCACACCTGGCCAAGCCACACCTACTGATGGCACTGCAGCACCCCGGCCGCGACGCCTATGGCCAGCCTCCAGGGCACGATGATGTCCGGCCTGTTcaggccccctcccccgctgcGCCTGACCTACACCCGCCACGCTCCCTGGCTCAGGAGACGTTCCGCATCACAACGGTGACCACGCGCAAGCACAGCAACCTCATCACTGTCCCCATCCAGGACGACTCTGGCGGTAGCTCCTCTTCCCGGGACCCCCTTCCTCACCCTGGCCCCCCCTCCACTccgctggccccgccccctcatcaCCACCCTGGTGACTACCCTGGGCAGCAAGTTGTGCCCCACCCCCGACCTATGATGCCCCCGCAGCAGCATTATGGgccgccccctcccccgccaccgATTAGCCACCCCATGCAGCACCCCCCCCAGGGGTCAGGGACGGCCCACATGGTGTATGGCCAAGCCCCACCTCCGCCCATGTCATCAGGCccgccccccctcaccccaccgCCTGGACACATCATCGGTTCGATGCCACCCTACATGaatgccccacccccagggcctcctccccaGCATGGGGGCCCCCGAATAAACgtgcctccccccctccacTACAACCCCGGTTCCATGCAGCAGTTCCCTGACGAGCCGGGCACACTGAGCCCCCCCTTCAGCCAGCCCGGCAGGCTCAGTCCCGGCATGTGGCCAGCCCCCCGcgggcccccacccccacggaTGCAGGGCCCCCCGCCTCAGGGCCAGATGCCTGGACCCCACCATCCGGATCAGTCTCGGTATCGGCCATACTACCAGTAA
- the LOC111853406 gene encoding chloride anion exchanger-like, with translation MRRPAHPYSVNRPVYSEDSFSEEHQNICRKHKTLQDHVKAYLRCDATRVKRVACSLLPIIQWVRLYNVKKWLVGDLVSGVSTGLVSVLQGLAYCLLASLPPWYGLYTAFFPVIIYFFLGTSRHISVGAFPVLSLMVGSVVTRLVPDEGPIANITGFEGLTKDEQRVMVAASVTFLMGIIQLAFGLVQAGFIVTYLSDVLISGYTTAAAIHILVSQLKFVLGLNIKNYTGPLALIYTLEEIFAQIENSNIASLVMSAIIIVVVFIVKELNERFKAKLPVPLPIEVAITVIACGVSYACKFVEKYDVDVVGKIPVGYEPPMAPSVEIFKLTVMDAFPMAIVAFAVAYSVAKVYAIKHEYTIDGNQELIAFGVSNIFGATFRSFAASTALSRTAVQESTGGKTQVAGLLSAIIVMIVTISIGFLLEPLPKAVLGAIVIINLKGMLMQMRVVGFLWKKDRPDCMVWLMTFGGSLLLGMDLGIPVGLAAELLALVFRTQFPRCSLLANISGTDIYRDCKDYRNIFAPSGVKIFRISTPIYFANVEFFRNKLNEYLGFNPLRVLRKRNKALQKIKKLLKSGELQITEKGLLYMTSNSNEDSDDEGNTEDLDQPSDYKDLPLQVNWNAELPANMRVPKVDVHSVILDFAAVSFLDISAIKGLKSALKELIRVEVDVYIVACDRYVLEKLHSCSFFDDEIKTSMFFLSLHDAMLHVMENHPIILEYNTLNEKVLWPETKL, from the exons ATGCGCCGGCCAGCACATCCTTACTCAGTCAACAGGCCGGTGTACTCTGAGGATTCATTTTCTGAAGAGCACCAGAACATTTGCAGGAAACACAAGACCCTGCAGGACCACGTAAAGGCGTACCTCAG GTGTGATGCCACACGGGTGAAGAGGGTAGCCTGCTCCCTGCTTCCTATCATCCAGTGGGTGCGACTTTACAATGTGAAAAAGTGGCTGGTTGGGGACCTCGTGTCAGGAGTCAGTACCGGACTGGTTTCTGTGCTGCAAG GTCTGGCCTACTGCCTTCTTGCGTCTCTCCCACCTTGGTACGGGCTCTACACAGCCTTTTTCCCAGTCATTATTTACTTCTTTCTGGGTACCTCCAGACATATCTCTGTGG GTGCATTTCCAGTTCTGAGTCTGATGGTGGGGTCGGTTGTGACCCGTCTAGTACCGGATGAAGGTCCCATAGCCAACATTACCGGCTTTGAAGGGCTCACCAAGGACGAGCAGAGGGTCATGGTGGCAGCATCTGTTACCTTCCTCATGGGGATTATCCAG CTGGCCTTTGGACTGGTGCAGGCTGGGTTCATAGTAACATATTTGTCCGACGTTCTGATCTCTGGCTACACCACAGCGGCCGCCATTCACATCCTGGTGTCACAGCTGAAGTTTGTTCTGGGACTGAACATAAAAAATTACACCGGACCCCTGGCCCTAATCTAT ACCCTGGAAGAGATCTTTGCTCAAATTGAGAATAGCAACATAGCTAGCCTGGTGATGTCCGCCATCATCATAGTGGTGGTGTTCATCGTGAAGGAGCTCAATGAACGATTCAAGGCTAAGCTCCCTGTGCCCCTGCCCATTGAGGTCGCCATA ACTGTTATAGCCTGTGGTGTTTCCTATGCATGCAAATTTGTGGAAAAGTATGATGTGGATGTGGTGGGGAAGATCCCTGTTGG GTATGAGCCTCCAATGGCCCCCAGTGTGGAGATCTTCAAGCTGACAGTGATGGACGCCTTCCCCATGGCCATCGTGGCTTTTGCCGTGGCGTACTCCGTGGCTAAAGTCTATGCCATCAAACACGAATACACGATCGACGGTAACCAG GAGCTCATCGCCTTTGGCGTCAGTAACATTTTCGGCGCCACCTTCAGGTCATTTGCTGCGAGTACAGCTCTATCGAGGACCGCTGTTCAGGAGAGCACAGGAGGGAAAACGCAG GTTGCTGGTCTGCTCTCAGCGATTATAGTGATGATTGTGACCATATCCATTGGGTTCCTCTTGGAACCACTCCCAAAG GCGGTCCTGGGGGCAATAGTGATCATCAATCTGAAGGGGATGTTGATGCAGATGCGGGTGGTAGGCTTCCTGTGGAAGAAGGACCGGCCCGACTGT ATGGTTTGGCTGATGACTTTTGGGGGTTCCCTCCTTCTGGGCATGGACCTGGGCATTCCTGTCGGCCTGGCAGCAGAACTCCTCGCTCTGGTCTTCCGGACTCAGTT CCCCCGATGTTCTCTCCTGGCTAACATCAGTGGCACTGACATCTACAGGGACTGCAAGGACTACCGTAAT ATCTTTGCACCAAGTGGCGTGAAGATCTTCAGAATCTCCACACCGATCTACTTCGCCAATGTTGAATTCTTCAGAAACAAGCTAAatgaatat CTGGGGTTTAACCCTCTGAGAGTCTTACGTAAGAGGAACAAAGCCTTGCAGAAGATCAAGAAATTGCTGAAAAGCGGTGAATTGCAAATAACAGAG AAAGGGCTGTTATACATGACCTCCAATTCAAATGAGGACTCAGATGATGAGGGTAACACAGAGGATCTAGACCAGCCCAGCGACTACAAGGACCTGCCCCTTCAGGTCAACTGGAACGCTGAATTACCAGCCAACATGCGAGTGCCCAAGGTCGACGTCCACAGCGTGATCCTGGACTTTGCAGCCGTCTCATTCTTAGACATCTCTGCCATTAAAGGACTCAAATCG GCCCTGAAGGAACTTATCCGAGTGGAAGTGGATGTTTACATCGTAGCGTGTGACA GGTACGTCCTGGAGAAACTTCACAGCTGCAGCTTCTTTGACGACGAGATCAAAACATCCATGTTTTTCCTGTCACTTCATGACGCCATGCTTCACGTCATGGAGAATCATCCAATCATCTTGGAGTACAACACCTTAAACGAAAAG GTTTTATGGCCAGAAACCAAACTGTAG